The genomic stretch AACTTCCTGGCCAGCGACGTGCCGGCGCTGCTCGAGCACACGCGCGACTTCGTCTACATGGAAGAGGGTGACCTGGCCGTCATCACCGCGGCGGCCGTGGACATCTTCAACCGCCAGGGCCAGAAGGTGAACCGGCCCACCCGCCGCATCGACTGGACGCCGATGATGGCGGAGAAGGGCGGCCACAAGCACTTCATGCACAAGGAAATCTGGGAGCAGCCCCGCGCCGTCGCGGACACGCTGCGCGGCCGGATGCTCCTGTCGGAAGGCGATGTCCACTTCGAGGGCTGGAACCTGTCGGCGGAGAAGGTCCGCTCGCTGACCAAGATCACCATCCTCGCGTGCGGCACGTCGTGGCACTCCGGTGTCGCGGGCAAGCACATGATTGAGTCGCTGGCGCGCCTGCCGGTCGAGGTGGAGCTGGCGAGCGAGTTCCGCTACCGCGACCCCATCGTCGACGGCACGCACCTGGCCATCGCCATCAGCCAGTCGGGCGAGACGGCGGACACGCTGGCGGCCTTCAAGGAGGCCAAGGCCCGCGGCGCCACGGCCATGGCCATCTGCAACGTCATTGGCAGCGCGATGACGCGCGAGGCCGACTTCTCCGTGCTCACCAACGCGGGCCCGGAGATTGGCGTGGCGTCCACCAAGGCGTTCACCACGCAGCTGGTGGCCCTGTACCTGCTGGCCGTCAAGCTGGGCCGCATGCGTGGCACCCTGTCCGTGCCGGCGGCACAGGAGCACCTGACGCAGCTGACGAAGGTGCCGAAGATGATTGAGGACGTCCTCAAGTGCGAGCCGGCCGTGACGCGCGTGTCGCGTGAGTACATGGACTCGCAGGACTTCCTCTTCCTCGGCCGCGGCCCCATGCACCCGGTGGCGCTGGAGGGCGCGCTCAAGCTGAAGGAAATCTCGTACATCCACGCGGAGGGCTACGCGGGCGGTGAGATGAAGCACGGCCCCATCGCGCTCATCGACGAGAAGATGCCGGTGGTGGTCATCGCGCCGAAGCAGCCGCACGTCGCGTACGAGAAGATCATCGGCAACATCGAGGAGGTCCGCGCGCGCGGTGGCAAGGTGATTGCCATCATCGACGAGGACGACGAGCACGTGGCCTCGCTGGCCGACCAGGTCATCCGGATTCCGGCGGCCTGCGCGCTGCTGGCGCCGGTGGTGGCCACCATCCCCCTGCAGCTGCTCGCCTACCACGTGGCGGACCTGCGCGGGAACGACGTGGACCAGCCGCGCAACCTGGCCAAGAGCGTGACGGTGGAGTAGCCGCCGCGCGTCTTCGGACCTGAAGCGCCAGAAGCCCGGGCTCCCGCGAAGGGGGCTCGGGCTTCGTCGTTTCCGCGTGAGGCAAAGGCCCGCCGGTCTCCCGCCGCCACCCTCCGCATTGCCTGTGCGTCCGAATCCGCGCCGTCCACTCCGACATCAACCCCGTTGCCCGGTGAAAGTTGCGGGGGCACTTCGCTTTGAACCTCCCCGGGAGCCGTGGCTACAGTTTCCTCCGTGCCCGACGCGCCTCGCATACATCCGCCCACGCAGCGGTCCATGGAGGACGAGGACGAGGCGCCGCCCGAGCCCGTGCTGACGGAAGCCACTCCGGTTCCCCTGCTCCGGGGTAGGCCCACGCCGCCGCTGGACCTCCCCCTGCCGGTGCTGGTGCTGACCGAGCAGGCCCGGCGGGTGCCGGAGGCGGAGCGTCCCCTGGTGGCGGCGCGGCTGAACCTCCAGCTGTCCCGGATGGCCAGGACGGGCGGAGACCGGCTGGTGGCGGACACCTTCCTGCGGCTGCTGGAGAGCGGGCGGCTCACCGGACTGGCGGATGCGAAGGGACGCACCTGCCGCGCGGCCGCGGTGGAGGCCCTGCTGTCCCTGGGCTTTCCCTACGCCCTGGAAGTCCAGCCCGAGGACCTGGCGCACCTGCGCGCCAACACCCTGCAGCGCAAGACGCAGCGCCTGAAGCCAGGTACGTGCATGGCGGTGTTGGTGGGAGGCATTGGGGCGCAAGTCGTCCATGAAGCGCTGTTCCCCAAAGGGGACGCCAGCCTGCTCACCTCGCAGGTGGGGCTGTCCCTGCTGGCGATGGCCGCCTTGTGGCTTGCTCCGCCCCGGACGCCCGTGTACCGCGTGGGGATGGTGATGCTGACCCTGGTCTCCCTGGTCGGGGCGGTGCTGGCGCTCCTGGGCATGGCGCACACGGGGCTGTGGGTGGGATTGGCGGGGCTGGTGGCCGCCTTCCTGGCTGCCCTCCGCGAGGGCTGACCGGCAGGATGCAGCACGGATGTCAGAGGGGTGGACTAGGGTCTACCCATCGCGTACTAAAAGCGCGTTCAGGTGAGCCGGGGTGGCTCGCCAATACAAGGAGCTACGAGCAATGGCCGTGAATCAGGAGAAGGAAAAGGCGATCGAACTGGCGATGTCCGCGGTGGAGCGCCAGTTCGGCAAGGGGTCCATCATGCGGCTCGGCAACGACGAGCCGCTGATGCGAGACGTTCAGGCCATCCCGACGGGCTCCATCTCGCTGGACATCGCCCTGGGCGTGGGTGGCGTGCCCAAGGGCCGCATCATCGAAATCTTCGGGCCGGAGTCGTCCGGTAAGACGACGCTGTGTCTCCACATCGTCGCCGAGGCGCAGAAGCGCGGCGGCATCTGCGGCTACGTGGACGCGGAGCACGCGCTGGACGTGGGCTACGCGCGCAAGCTGGGCGTGCGCACCGATGACCTGCTGCTGAGCCAGCCGGACACCGGTGAGCAGGCGCTGGAAATCGCGGAGATGCTGGTGCGCTCGGGCGCCATCGACGTGCTGGTGGTGGACTCGGTGGCCGCGCTCGTGCCGAAGGCGGAACTCGAGGGTGAGATGGGCGACGCGCACATGGGTGTGCAGGCCCGCCTCATGAGCCAGGCGCTCCGCAAGCTGACGGGCACCATCTCCAAGAGCCAGACGTGCGTCATCTTCATCAACCAGATCCGCATGAAGATTGGCGTGATGTTCGGCAACCCGGAGACGACCACGGGCGGTAACGCGCTGAAGTTCTACGCGTCGCAGCGCCTGGACATCCGCCGCATCGGCGCCATCAAGAATGGCGACAACGTGGTGGGCAGCCGCACCCGCGTGAAGGTGGTGAAGAACAAGGTCGCGCCGCCGTTCAAGGAAGTCGAGTTCGACATCATGTACGGCACGGGCATCTCCCGTGAGGGCGACCTCATCGACCTCGCCTCCAACGAGAACATCGTGGAGAAGAGCGGCAGCTGGTTCTCCTTCAATGGTGAGCGCATCGGCCAGGGCCGGGAGAACGTGAAGGACTACCTGCGCGAGCACCCGGAGATTGCCAAGGACATCGAAGGCCGCGTGCTGGAGAAGTACGGCATCGGCAAGTCGGGTGCGCCCGTCGCCGCGGTGCCGGACGAGTCCGCGCCGGCCGAAGGTGGCAGCGAGAAGCGCGGCCGCGTGAAGGCCGTGAAGTAGTCCGGTCTCCGGGGCGTTTTCCCCGGATGGTGGCAATCCACCATGAAAGTCAGAGGGCCGTCCGCCGCGAGGTGGGCGGCCCTTTTGCTTGGCGTCCGGCGTCCCTCGCGTGGGGTCGCACCGGGCGTGGGTGACACGACGCGTTGTCATTTCATTCCGTGGGGATGTTTCCTGCTGAGTGGAAGAGCGCTCTAGACTCGCGGCCCTGTTACCCAACCCGCGCAACCCGGAGTCCCGCCTTGTTCGACCGATTCAAACGCCGCAGTTTCCTCCAGGCCGTCGTCGCCGTTGCAGCGACCACTGCGTTCGGATGTTCCGACGACGAGACGACGTCGGATGCGGGCGAGAAGTACTTCCCGCAGTCCGTGTGCTCGGGTGATCCGCGTCCGGACAGCGTGGTGCTGTGGGTGCGGGCGGTGGACCCGGACAACGCGAGCGCGAACACGCAGGTGCGGCTGGAGGTCTCCACCAGCGAGTCGTTCAGCAGCCTGGTGCTGGACCAGCAGTTCACCGCGCAGGCGCAGTTCGACCATGCGCTGAAGGTGAAGGTCACCAACCTGTCGGCGCGCACGACGTACTACTACCGCTTCACCATCGACGCGAACGGTCAGAAGCACTCCACGGTGACGGGCCGCACCCGCACCGCGCCGGCCGCGGGCGACGACGTGCCGGTGAAGTTCGTCTTCGCCAGCTGCCAGGACTACATCGGCCGTTACTACAACGCGTGGCAGCACCTGCTGCAGCTCAACGAGGACCTCGACTTCGTCGTGTTCCTGGGCGACTACGTCTACGAGACGACGGGCGACGCGTCGTTCCAGTCCGTGGACGGGCGCGGCATCGTCTTCAGCGAGCCGGAGAAGGCGCTCCGCCAGGGCACGGGCCTGACGGCGTTCTACGCGGCCAACTCGCTGTCCAACTACCGCGACCTCTACAAGACCCTGCGCACGGACAAGGTCATCCAGCAGGTGCACGAGCGCTACCCGTTCATCATCACGTGGGATGACCACGAGTTCTCCGACGACTGCTGGGGCGACGTCGCCACGTACACGGACGAGCGCACCAACGAGAAGCAGACCGAGCGCCGCCGCAACGCGGAGCAGGCCTTCTTCGAGTACATCCCCATGGACCACGGCGCGAGCAACGCGGGCGCCATCGACATCAACGCCGTGGTGTCCCAGCCGACGCGCATCTACCGCGACTTCGAGTTCGGCCGGAACCTGAAGCTGCTGGTGACGGACACGCGTACCTACCGTCCGGACCACCTCATCCCCGAGGACGCGTACCCGGGCAAGGTGGCGGTGCCGGCCGAGCAGCTGGCCATGGTGCTGCCGACGCTGCCGGAGGCCGTCCAGGCGCAGCTGCAGTCCGACATGTTCGCCTACGTGGACATCGACGCCGCGGAGCTGGCGCCCTACAAGCAGATCCTCACGGGCGTGTACGTGCAGCAGGCCGTCGCCGCCGGGCTCACGCCGGAAGAGGCGTCCGTGAAGGCCGCCTCCTGGGTCTCCGGTGGGCTGGCGCTGTTCTACGTCAACCAGGTGCTGAACGCCGTCAACCAGGCGCGCGTGGCGGCGGGTGAGTCGGCCGTGCCGCTCATCCCCGTGACGGGCACGCCGCGCGGCCTGGCCTTCGCGCACATGGGCAAGACGGGCCTCTTCGGCATCCAGGGCTCGCGCTACGTCGTGGTGAAGCCCATCTTCGACCTGTACGCGGCCATCAAGTACATGGGCTCGGCGGGGGCCTCGGAGGGCATCTTCGGCAACGAGCAGCAGGCGTGGCTCCAGGAGTCGGTGGCGGAGGCGACCAACGCGTGGAAGATCATCGTCTCCTCGATTTCGCTCACCTCCATGGTGTTCAAGCTGAGCGACAAGGCGGACGTCCCGGACCCCACGCTGCGCCAGGACTTCTACTTCAACGTCGACCAGTGGGACGGCTTCCCCACGAAGAAGCAGGAGTTCTTGAAGTTCCTGCGCGACAACCAGGTGCGGAACGCGATGTTCATCTCCGGCGACATCCACGCGTCCTTCGCGTCCGTGGAGTCCGGCATCCCCGCGCTGACGACGCCGGCCATCTCCTCCGGCTCCATCAAGGAGCTGGCGGGCCTGGCCGTCATCGGCGCGGGCTTCTCCACCGGCAGCACGGTGTACCGGTACATCGTGGCGGAGCTGGACAAGTCGCTGAAGGAAGCGCACCCCGGCATGGCGTTCGTGGACGGTGATGCCCACGGCTTCGTGGTGCTGGAGGTCGGCGGCACCGAGGCGAAGGCGGCCTTCCACCTCATCCCGGGCACGGAAATCGCCAAGGACTACTCGCTGCGCCAGCCCTCCGAGCTGACGGCGAAGTTCACCCGCCGCGACTTCGTCATCAAGGACGGCACCATCACCTCCGCCTGAGTGGAGAACGCCTCACCTGCCCGGTGAGGAGCGAGGGCCGCGCCGGGAGCCAGGTGCTCCGGGCCGCGGCCCTCGGCCGTTGATTGCTGCGCCGCGGCGTGGGGCGCGCTAGAAGCGAGGCATGTTGCCCGGTGCTCCCGTTTCCGATGTCCGACTCGTTCCCGCCCGGCCGGAGCACGTGGACTTCTGGCTGGACATGCGGGCGGCCCCCGGCGCGCGGCGCTTCGTCGACACGGAGGACGACACGCGGGAGCTGCTCCTGCGGCGCATCCTGGAGGCGGGCGCGCTGGGTGAGCCGCGGGCGCGGAGCTTCCGGTGGTTCGTGGAGTCGGACGGAGAGCTCGTGGGGACGGTGTCCGCGCGGGATTTGTCGCGCGCGCACGGCCGCATCGAGCTGGGCTACATGATGGCGGATTCGCACCACGGCCGGGGCCTAGGCTCACGCGCGGTGGGGCTGATGCTGGAGCAGTTGTTCACGTTGCCCTACCTCCAGCGAGTGTGGCTGCTGACGCTGGCGGAGAACACGGGCTCTCAGGGCGTGGCGCGCAAGCTGGGCTTCACGATGGAAGGCACCCTGCGTGGGCACTGCCTGTTCCAGGGTCAACGCAGGGACCAGCAACTCTGGGGCCTGCTGCGCCCGGAGTGGGACGCCCGGCGCGCCGCGTTCGTCGCGGGCTGAGCGCTTCGGACGGCCGGTCTCTGGGAGCAGTGTGGGGCCCGGGTTATAGAAGCGGCGCC from Myxococcus xanthus encodes the following:
- the recA gene encoding recombinase RecA; its protein translation is MAVNQEKEKAIELAMSAVERQFGKGSIMRLGNDEPLMRDVQAIPTGSISLDIALGVGGVPKGRIIEIFGPESSGKTTLCLHIVAEAQKRGGICGYVDAEHALDVGYARKLGVRTDDLLLSQPDTGEQALEIAEMLVRSGAIDVLVVDSVAALVPKAELEGEMGDAHMGVQARLMSQALRKLTGTISKSQTCVIFINQIRMKIGVMFGNPETTTGGNALKFYASQRLDIRRIGAIKNGDNVVGSRTRVKVVKNKVAPPFKEVEFDIMYGTGISREGDLIDLASNENIVEKSGSWFSFNGERIGQGRENVKDYLREHPEIAKDIEGRVLEKYGIGKSGAPVAAVPDESAPAEGGSEKRGRVKAVK
- a CDS encoding GNAT family N-acetyltransferase — translated: MLPGAPVSDVRLVPARPEHVDFWLDMRAAPGARRFVDTEDDTRELLLRRILEAGALGEPRARSFRWFVESDGELVGTVSARDLSRAHGRIELGYMMADSHHGRGLGSRAVGLMLEQLFTLPYLQRVWLLTLAENTGSQGVARKLGFTMEGTLRGHCLFQGQRRDQQLWGLLRPEWDARRAAFVAG
- the glmS gene encoding glutamine--fructose-6-phosphate transaminase (isomerizing); translation: MCGIVGYVGDKESAPILVSGLKRLEYRGYDSAGVAVLNQRKLNVVRATGKLRNLENRVVADQPPGNIGIGHTRWATHGRPSDENAHPHTYKDVAVVHNGIIENHLALKVQLRSRGHVFSSETDSEVFAHLISEELERGLELPDAVRAAIAQVKGTYALAVLTASDPSRIVCTKDASPMVLGLGQGQNFLASDVPALLEHTRDFVYMEEGDLAVITAAAVDIFNRQGQKVNRPTRRIDWTPMMAEKGGHKHFMHKEIWEQPRAVADTLRGRMLLSEGDVHFEGWNLSAEKVRSLTKITILACGTSWHSGVAGKHMIESLARLPVEVELASEFRYRDPIVDGTHLAIAISQSGETADTLAAFKEAKARGATAMAICNVIGSAMTREADFSVLTNAGPEIGVASTKAFTTQLVALYLLAVKLGRMRGTLSVPAAQEHLTQLTKVPKMIEDVLKCEPAVTRVSREYMDSQDFLFLGRGPMHPVALEGALKLKEISYIHAEGYAGGEMKHGPIALIDEKMPVVVIAPKQPHVAYEKIIGNIEEVRARGGKVIAIIDEDDEHVASLADQVIRIPAACALLAPVVATIPLQLLAYHVADLRGNDVDQPRNLAKSVTVE
- a CDS encoding alkaline phosphatase D family protein yields the protein MFPAEWKSALDSRPCYPTRATRSPALFDRFKRRSFLQAVVAVAATTAFGCSDDETTSDAGEKYFPQSVCSGDPRPDSVVLWVRAVDPDNASANTQVRLEVSTSESFSSLVLDQQFTAQAQFDHALKVKVTNLSARTTYYYRFTIDANGQKHSTVTGRTRTAPAAGDDVPVKFVFASCQDYIGRYYNAWQHLLQLNEDLDFVVFLGDYVYETTGDASFQSVDGRGIVFSEPEKALRQGTGLTAFYAANSLSNYRDLYKTLRTDKVIQQVHERYPFIITWDDHEFSDDCWGDVATYTDERTNEKQTERRRNAEQAFFEYIPMDHGASNAGAIDINAVVSQPTRIYRDFEFGRNLKLLVTDTRTYRPDHLIPEDAYPGKVAVPAEQLAMVLPTLPEAVQAQLQSDMFAYVDIDAAELAPYKQILTGVYVQQAVAAGLTPEEASVKAASWVSGGLALFYVNQVLNAVNQARVAAGESAVPLIPVTGTPRGLAFAHMGKTGLFGIQGSRYVVVKPIFDLYAAIKYMGSAGASEGIFGNEQQAWLQESVAEATNAWKIIVSSISLTSMVFKLSDKADVPDPTLRQDFYFNVDQWDGFPTKKQEFLKFLRDNQVRNAMFISGDIHASFASVESGIPALTTPAISSGSIKELAGLAVIGAGFSTGSTVYRYIVAELDKSLKEAHPGMAFVDGDAHGFVVLEVGGTEAKAAFHLIPGTEIAKDYSLRQPSELTAKFTRRDFVIKDGTITSA